Proteins from one Ipomoea triloba cultivar NCNSP0323 chromosome 1, ASM357664v1 genomic window:
- the LOC115997524 gene encoding uncharacterized protein LOC115997524 — MENYSYSSYPDSVNSSPRSREVDCENASWDEPPSSNYKVKFMCSYGGKIHPRPHDNQLSYVGGDTKILSVDRNIRFSSFMSKLSTLYETDVCFKYQLPGEDLDALISVTNDEDLELMMLEYDRLQRASNKPARLRLFLFPFSSPADPGFGSTDSKRQWFVDVLNSVQMQNLESNSQPVQPVESSVGAADFLFGLDKGQQQQQAVGKIKEPALAAQLPQPQIVPEVYGKEFRSGSEPVVTPADIHRQIQELQRLQISSQEQAMYNRKSTDEQSLNPPRVYPAGEYYQPKAPIPAVANQAASLWPERHITSGSYPTNVAPVAASEPPVYLVQTPAGVYQAQTVRPVTGQVSQPYYGMQRVVPEFYREQAVYGTVPPPSSFQQGGGPHKPEVPIAMVRTAPPPPPPDHVYAHVSYDNVGRQVYYTAPAGLNVLPQPLQHPAAAANAAATELDVRQSGGALFPEGKIVTNKP, encoded by the coding sequence ATGGAGAACTACTCATATTCTTCGTACCCAGACTCCGTAAATTCATCGCCGCGATCTCGAGAGGTCGACTGTGAGAACGCTTCATGGGACGAGCCGCCTTCATCGAACTATAAGGTGAAGTTCATGTGCAGCTATGGAGGAAAAATCCACCCCCGCCCACACGACAACCAGCTCAGCTACGTCGGAGGTGACACCAAAATTCTGTCGGTCGACAGAAACATTCGATTCTCGAGCTTTATGTCCAAGCTTTCGACTCTGTACGAAACTGATGTTTGCTTCAAGTATCAGCTTCCCGGGGAGGACCTTGACGCTTTGATTTCGGTGACGAATGATGAGGACTTGGAGCTCATGATGCTCGAGTATGATCGGCTTCAGCGAGCCAGCAATAAGCCGGCTAGGCTCCGGTTGTTTCTGTTTCCCTTCAGCTCTCCGGCGGATCCTGGGTTTGGGTCCACTGATTCCAAGCGGCAGTGGTTTGTTGATGTTTTGAATTCTGTGCAGATGCAGAATCTGGAATCTAACTCGCAACCGGTTCAGCCTGTGGAAAGTTCGGTCGGCGCGGCTGATTTCTTGTTTGGCTTAGATAAAgggcaacagcaacagcaagcCGTTGGGAAGATTAAGGAGCCGGCTCTGGCGGCTCAGCTGCCTCAGCCGCAGATTGTCCCGGAAGTTTACGGGAAAGAATTTCGTTCTGGCTCGGAGCCGGTGGTGACGCCGGCGGATATTCACCGACAGATTCAGGAACTCCAGAGGTTGCAGATATCAAGCCAGGAGCAAGCTATGTATAATAGGAAGAGTACTGATGAACAAAGCTTGAACCCCCCCAGGGTTTATCCGGCCGGAGAATACTATCAGCCAAAAGCGCCTATCCCGGCGGTGGCGAACCAGGCGGCGTCTCTCTGGCCGGAGCGCCACATCACTTCCGGCTCCTACCCGACAAACGTGGCGCCGGTGGCGGCAAGCGAGCCGCCAGTTTACCTGGTCCAGACGCCGGCGGGAGTTTACCAAGCTCAGACGGTTCGACCGGTAACCGGTCAGGTCAGTCAGCCATACTACGGAATGCAGCGAGTGGTTCCCGAGTTTTACCGGGAGCAGGCGGTGTACGGTACGGTCCCACCGCCGTCGTCATTTCAACAAGGTGGGGGGCCCCACAAGCCCGAAGTGCCCATTGCCATGGTGCGCACGgcacctcctcctcctccacccGACCACGTATATGCTCACGTCAGCTACGACAACGTAGGGCGGCAGGTTTACTACACAGCTCCCGCCGGACTGAATGTACTTCCGCAGCCGCTACAGCATCCAGCTGCGGCGGCGAACGCCGCCGCGACGGAGTTGGACGTACGACAGAGCGGCGGCGCGTTATTCCCAGAGGGTAAAATTGTGACCAATAAGCCTTAG
- the LOC115997331 gene encoding transcription factor bHLH93-like has translation MEYYESGFLEELLSLRSDDSWETAESCFPVGMNIVHNDDEVYCNNYNVISGNIIDLDYVGKNPSPLPSSSITASFDHGCSNFPPFDRYTLMSCYSFDGEFYTPLPFGDELSPPLTADSSNTKIDTPPPPPAAAFRSGQEDLSAILDEVTNCFHHQQNLEAMEIGCKVEAVHHQSCGGEGPSDGRMWPEKRSKVRNPHGQPSKNLMAERRRRKRLNDRLSMLRSVVPKISRMDRTSILGDTIDYMKELLEKIKNLQGEMEMGQNQLSQNTIFKDVKPNEMLVRNSPKFDVQRRGESDTKIEICCAGKPSLLLSTVNTLESFGLEIQQCVISCFNEFAMQASCTEAMEHREILSEEDIKQQLFKNAGYGGRCL, from the exons ATGGAGTACTATGAAAGTGGTTTCTTGGAAGAATTACTTTCTTTGAGAAGTGATGATTCATGGGAAACAGCTGAAAGCTGTTTCCCTGTGGGAATGAATATTGTCCATAATGATGATGAGGTTTACTGCaacaattacaatgttattAGTGGCAATATCATCGATCTTGATTATGTAGGGAAAAACCCATCACCCCTTCCATCTTCTTCTATCACAGCTTCCTTTGATCATGGCTGCTCAAATTTCCCGCCGTTTGACCGTTATACCCTTATGAGCTGCTACTCCTTTGACGGTGAGTTCTACACCCCACTGCCCTTCGGAGATGAACTATCTCCGCCGCTCACGGCGGACTCCTCCAACACCAAGATCGacacgccgccgccgccgcccgcCGCCGCATTCCGTTCCGGCCAGGAAGATTTGTCGGCAATCTTGGATGAGGTTACTAATTGCTTTCATCATCAACAAAACTTGGAGGCCATGGAGATCGGGTGTAAAGTGGAGGCGGTGCATCATCAATCTTGCGGCGGTGAAGGGCCGAGCGACGGCCGGATGTGGCCGGAGAAGAGGAGCAAAGTGAGGAACCCCCATGGCCAGCCTTCGAAGAATCTGATGGCTGAGAGGAGAAGAAGGAAAAGGCTTAATGACAGACTCTCCATGCTTAGATCAGTTGTTCCAAAGATTAGCAGA ATGGACAGGACATCTATACTAGGGGACACAATAGATTACATGAAGGAGCTACTAGAGAAAATCAAGAATTTGCAAGGAGAAATGGAGATGGGGCAGAATCAGCTGAGCCAGAACACCATCTTCAAGGATGTGAAACCCAATGAAATGTTGGTCAGAAATTCACCTAAG TTTGATGTGCAGAGGAGAGGAGAAAGCGATACAAAGATCGAGATTTGCTGTGCAGGAAAGCCCAGCCTTTTACTATCAACAGTGAATACACTCGAGAGTTTTGGCCTGGAGATTCAACAGTGTGTGATTAGCTGTTTCAATGAGTTCGCAATGCAAGCTTCTTGCACTGAG GCAATGGAGCACAGAGAAATTTTGAGTGAAGAAGACATAAAGCAACAACTGTTCAAAAACGCAGGATATGGAGGAAGGTGCCTGTAG
- the LOC116013196 gene encoding oligopeptide transporter 2-like translates to MALGKRDLEAPQNEAITEEEDEDSPVEQVRLTVSTHDDPSLPVWTFRMWSLGLLSCALLSFVNTFFGYRTEPLIITMISIQVVTLPIGRFMAKVLPERTFRLGSWEFSLNPGPFNMKEHVLISIFANAGSDFGNGTAYAVSIVDIIKAFYMRNISFLTGWILVTCTQLLGYGWAGMMRKYVIDPAEMWWPTSLVQVSLFRALHEKDENRNAISRSKFFFVALVCSMVWYVVPGFLFPTISNLSLLCLLYPKSVLVQQIGSGMKGLGILSFTFDWSVVASYLFSPLITPFFAIANIFVGYVAIVYVLIPISYWGFNLYDAKNFPLFSSHLFTSQGQPYNVSAIVNDRFELDTVAYAQQGRVNLSTFFALSCYGLSFASVVSILTHVALFNGKDIYQTFRSSRKGKEDIHTRLMKKYKDIPGWWFYLILALSLALSLFLCIFMKHEVQLPWWALLLATAIACIFSLPISIITATTNQQPGLNVITEYIIGLIMPGKPIANVCFKTFGYISMSQAVSFLTDFKLGHYMKIPPRSMFIVQIVGTFLAGTVNMAVAWWLLTTIPNICQDTLLPPDSPWTCPGDRVFYDASVIWGLLGPRRIFGSMGRYSAINWFFLGGALAPVLVWLAHRAFPKQRWIRLINLPVLLGATSTMPPATTLNFNSWLLVGTIFNFFIFRYRKNWWRRYNYVLSAALEAGLAFMAVILYFGFGMRNVSVDWWGSRGEHCDLASCPTAPGIQVDGCPVF, encoded by the exons ATGGCTCTCGGCAAGAGAGACTTGGAAGCTCCACAAAATGAGGCCAttacggaagaagaagatgaggaCTCGCCGGTCGAACAAGTCCGTCTCACCGTCTCCACTCACGACGACCCTTCCCTTCCTGTTTGGACGTTTCGAATGTGGTCTCTGGGCTTGCTCTCCTGTGCTCTACTCTCGTTCGTTAACACCTTCTTCGGTTACCGGACCGAACCGCTCATCATCACCATGATCTCTATCCAGGTTGTAACGCTGCCAATTGGCCGGTTCATGGCGAAGGTTCTGCCTGAGCGGACATTCCGGCTCGGTTCGTGGGAGTTCTCGTTAAACCCAGGACCGTTTAACATGAAAGAGCACGTCTTGATCTCCATATTCGCGAATGCTGGCTCGGATTTCGGTAACGGCACCGCTTACGCAGTGTCGATTGTGGATATTATAAAGGCTTTTTATATGAGAAACATCTCTTTCTTGACCGGTTGGATCCTAGTTACCTGTACCCAGCTTTTAGGGTATGGCTGGGCTGGAATGATGAGAAAGTACGTGATAGATCCAGCAGAGATGTGGTGGCCAACTAGTCTTGTGCAAGTCTCACTTTTCAG AGCACTGCATGAGAAAGACGAAAACAGAAACGCAATCTCCAGGAGCAAATTCTTCTTCGTAGCACTCGTATGTAGTATGGTTTGGTACGTGGTCCCAGGTTTTCTGTTCCCGACCATTTCCAACCTTTCCTTGCTATGTTTGCTGTACCCAAAATCAGTACTGGTTCAGCAAATAGGATCCGGAATGAAGGGCCTAGGAATCTTGTCCTTCACCTTCGACTGGTCCGTCGTAGCTTCCTACCTCTTCAGCCCTCTGATCACTCCCTTCTTCGCCATCGCCAATATTTTCGTCGGCTACGTTGCTATCGTCTATGTTCTCATTCCCATAAGCTACTGGGGGTTTAACCTCTACGACGCCAAAAACTTTCCCTTGTTCTCCTCCCACTTGTTTACCAGCCAAGGCCAACCCTACAACGTTAGTGCGATTGTTAACGACCGGTTTGAGCTGGACACCGTGGCATACGCTCAACAGGGCCGCGTAAACCTCAGCACCTTCTTTGCTCTTTCTTGCTATGGTCTCAGTTTTGCCTCAGTTGTTTCCATTCTCACTCACGTTGCTTTGTTCAATGGaaa GGATATATATCAGACGTTCCGATCTTCACGCAAAGGAAAGGAAGATATACACACGAGGCTTATGAAGAAATATAAAGACATTCCTGGTTGGTGGTTCTACCTCATCCTTGCGCTCTCATTAGCTCTGTCTCTTTTTTTGTGTATCTTCATGAAACACGAGGTTCAGTTGCCATGGTGGGCGCTACTCCTTGCGACTGCTATTGCCTGTATTTTTAGCCTTCCCATAAGTATCATTACAGCCACTACAAACCAG CAACCAGGGCTAAACGTTATCACAGAGTACATTATCGGTCTGATTATGCCTGGGAAGCCAATAGCCAACGTTTGCTTCAAAACGTTTGGATATATAAGCATGAGTCAAGCTGTTTCCTTTCTCACTGATTTTAAGTTGGGACATTACATGAAGATTCCTCCAAGATCAATGTTCATAGTTcag ATTGTTGGAACCTTTTTAGCGGGCACCGTAAATATGGCGGTGGCCTGGTGGCTACTAACGACCATTCCCAACATATGCCAAGACACTTTGCTTCCTCCAGACAGTCCCTGGACGTGTCCGGGCGATCGCGTGTTCTATGACGCGTCAGTAATATGGGGCTTATTAGGGCCGCGCCGAATTTTCGGGTCAATGGGACGTTACAGCGCCATCAACTGGTTCTTCTTGGGTGGCGCATTGGCGCCCGTTTTGGTTTGGCTGGCTCACCGAGCCTTCCCGAAACAACGTTGGATCAGACTTATAAACCTGCCGGTGCTCCTCGGAGCCACATCAACCATGCCGCCCGCGACAACCTTGAACTTCAACAGCTGGTTGCTTGTCGGGACAATATTCAATTTCTTTATCTTCCGGTATAGGAAGAATTGGTGGCGGCGCTACAACTATGTTCTCTCGGCCGCGTTGGAAGCAGGGCTGGCTTTCATGGCGGTGATCTTGTACTTCGGCTTTGGCATGAGGAATGTGAGCGTTGATTGGTGGGGAAGTCGGGGAGAGCACTGCGATTTGGCTTCCTGCCCAACCGCACCTGGAATCCAAGTTGATGGATGTCCagttttttag